The following coding sequences lie in one Heliangelus exortis chromosome 6, bHelExo1.hap1, whole genome shotgun sequence genomic window:
- the MAP2 gene encoding microtubule-associated protein 2 isoform X10: protein MEFRVQEGTRPFTAEPLDTKQLESGKDSKTGEQSDALVPQPAKPEAIDKKDSQSKDKEKMPSPLSEQILGADSQKKGEDSFAESSAKPLASQEQKGLSSELPKGSKTEERTADMPSSSSQDISMKFKDDLKGVQDLAISHGGSSLLLSEPKAEAAKSELPSGPAPTVPQELPLKDSFKTKQEPTDQLFAKDLTQDEQIPRDRTLALHEVSAVTVDGLKTPSTPKIPVWGEEKEMTKDESDEEDRYDFYDKGEARILDDSKFTTKPEDKTLLLDKADFQKDEEAKKSLDILKGKKEMDQSGLPAAVDTKKEVQPSTQAPPAKLSDELTVEKTLEHADTTQFSRITEKAPGAPSLTPDKAPSPETSKEKDVKKDTREDKTSVLAPQQMKEEEDRSGMSKYFETSALKEEAFKADALKQGSDYYELSDTKEHVYEPCQRDHLIPEDKEEEDEELQTELEQQQRGSAHEMGYSTLAQSFTPDKSEEPSSPMERMFTIDPKVYGDKRELHSKNKDDLTLSRSLGLGGRSAIEQRSMSINLPMSCLDSIALGFSFGRAHDLSPLASDILTSTSGSIDEGDDYLPATTPALEKAPCFPIDSREEDEHIEEEKATAEEKVHPETSVESPFLAKEYYKNGTVLAPDLPEMLDLAGTRSRLASVSADAEMARKKSVPSDAVVEDSGPALPPVTDENHVTLKAESQLEDLGYCVFNKYTVPLPSPVQDSENLTSETCPFYEGTDEKLRRGVAPDLSLIEVKLAAAEKSKEFLSEKDLGKRATGEASLARDFEQEKKEKLDAVLEKSEDQVDSKEGDPTKAAEPEKTRSEAVLGMKEAEMTDKVAVTGDTMYGRMSASERAVDKDAVSLLMEREEKTLSVVPELAEIEAPIRPDYNAIKHDMEVAARRADQEYHSHLDVKINEVVTVTSVKEKMTVKRAEPEHRDTQQKDQTILFREAKDTDILSKTELSYEKDISKLTETEIKEKVTKPDLVHQEAVDKEESYESSGEHDQAQEGVNGESLKPEDIKAEPPKPPVSGEERAAQLPAKEPSVEQLPPKAEPLQEEQAEIQMESLPQPAEETEKISDTAVKPMEIQKLLPCEVTAEATKGEEEEEEEVEVVKEQNKQHLESEMRPEIDFGKPAAEEMLAKGSLEAPPELKGIIESVVTVEDDFITVVQTTVDEGESASHSVRFAATQQEDLETGDSQAEEELEVEEVADIQVEPKEGSPEAPASPQREEIMLTDYKTETCDDYKDETTIDDSIMDTDSLWADTQDDDRSIMTEQLETVPKEEKAERELRRSSLDKHKKEKPFKTGRGRISTPERKLAKKEPSTLSRDEVRRKKAVYKKAELAKKTDVQAHSPSRKIILKPAIKYTRPTHLSCVKRKQTAAGGETNQAPGVFKQAKEKLSDGVSKSPEKRSSLPRPSSILPPRRGVSGDRDREENSLSLTASLSSSVRRTTRSEPIRSRTGKSGTSTPTTPGSTAITPGTPPSYASRTPGTPGTPSYSRTPHTPGTPKSAILVPTEKKVAIIRTPPKSPATPKQLRVINQPLPDLKNVRSKIGSTDNIKYQPKGGQVQIVTKKIDLSHVTSKCGSLKNIHHKPGGGRVKIESVKLDFKEKAQAKVGSLENAHHVPGGGNVKIDSQKLNFREHAKARVDHGAEIITQSPGRSSVASPRRLSNVSSSGSINLLESPQLATLAEDVTAALAKQGL, encoded by the exons ATGGAATTCCGTGTCCAGGAGGGCACACGCCCTTTCACAGCAGAACCATTAGACACAAAGCAGCTTGAATCTGGGAAAGACAGTAAGACTGGTGAGCAATCTGATGCCTTAGTTCCACAGCCAGCAAAACCAGAGGCTATAGATAAAAAGGATTCACAGagcaaagacaaagaaaaaatgccTTCACCTCTATCAGAACAGATCCTGGGAGCTGATTCACAAAAGAAAGGGGAAGACAGTTTTGCAGAATCTTCTGCCAAGCCTCTTGCTTCTCAAGAACAAAAGGGCTTGTCCTCTGAACTGCCTAAAGGgagcaaaacagaagaaaggacTGCAGATATGCCCTCATCATCCAGCCAAGATATATCTATGAAATTCAAAGACGACCTTAAAGGTGTTCAGGATCTTGCCATCAGCCATGGTGGAAGTTCTCTGTTGCTATCAGAACCCAAGGCAGAAGCAGCCAAAAGTGAACTTCCTTCAGGCCCAGCTCCCACTGTCCCCCAGGAGCTTCCACTCAAAGacagtttcaaaacaaaacaggaaccCACTGACCAACTGTTTGCCAAAGATCTCACTCAAGATGAGCAGATCCCCAGAGACAGGACGCTAGCTCTGCATGAAGTCTCAGCAGTAACTGTAGATGGCCTTAAAACACCAAGCACCCCAAAAATCCCTgtgtggggggaggagaaggagatgaCCAAGGATGAGAGTGATGAAGAAGACAGGTATGACTTCTATGATAAAGGAGAGGCTCGAATATTAGATGACAGTAAATTTACCACAAAACCTGAAGATAAGACACTTCTCCTAGACAAAGCAGACTTCCAAAAGGATGAAGAAGCTAAAAAGTCACTTGAtattctcaaaggaaaaaaagaaatggaccAAAGTGGGCTCCCAGCAGCAGTAGACACGAAAAAGGAGGTCCAGCCAAGCACACAGGCACCCCCAGCCAAGTTAAGTGATGAACTGACCGTTGAGAAAACCTTAGAGCACGCTGATACCACTCAGTTTTCCAGAATAACAGAGAAAGCCCCTGGGGCACCAAGTTTAACCCCTGACAAGGCTCCTTCTCCAGAAACTTCTAAAgagaaagatgttaaaaaagaTACGAGGGAGGATAAGACAAGTGTTTTAGCTCCTCAACAGATGAAAGAAGAGGAGGATCGATCAGGAATGTCGAAGTATTTTGAAACCTCAGCTCTGAAAGAGGAAGCCTTCAAAGCAGATGCTCTGAAACAAGGCAGTGATTACTATGAGCTAAGTGACACAAAAGAGCATGTGTATGAGCCTTGTCAGAGAGATCATCTAATACCTGAAGAcaaagaggaagaggatgaagaaTTACAGACAGAAttggagcagcagcagcgtgGGTCTGCTCATGAAATGGGGTATAGCACCCTGGCTCAGAGCTTTACACCAGACAAATCTGAAGAACCAAGTTCCCCAATGGAAAGAATGTTCACTATTGACCCCAAAGTCTATGGGGATAAGAGAGAACTgcacagtaaaaataaagatgacCTCACTCTGAGCAGGAGCTTGGGACTTGGTGGGAGATCTGCAATTGAGCAGAGAAGTATGTCTATTAACCTGCCCATGTCCTGCCTGGATTCAATAGCTCTAGGATTTAGCTTTGGTCGTGCACATGATCTTTCTCCCCTCGCTTCAGATATTCTCACTAGCACTAGTGGAAGCATAGATGAAGGTGATGACTACTTGCCAGCAACTACACCGGCACTGGAAAAGGCCCCCTGCTTCCCCATTGATAGTAGAGAGGAAGATGAGCACATcgaagaagaaaaagcaacgGCAGAGGAAAAAGTTCATCCTGAGACTTCGGTGGAATCACCTTTCTTGGCCAAAGAATATTACAAAAACGGGACTGTCTTGGCTCCTGACTTGCCTGAAATGTTAGACTTAGCAGGGACAAGATCTAGATTAGCCTCTGTGAGTGCAGATGCTGAGATGGCACGGAAGAAGTCGGTTCCTTCTGATGCTGTTGTGGAAGACAGCggcccagccctgccacccGTGACAGATGAAAACCATGTAACCCTAAAAGCTGAAAGTCAGCTAGAAGACTTGGGCTACTGTGTTTTCAATAAGTACACAGTCCCACTCCCTTCTCCAGTTCAGGACAGTGAGAATTTAACAAGTGAAACCTGTCCCTTTTATGAAGGAACAGATGAAAAACTGAGGCGTGGTGTGGCTCCCGACTTGTCTTTAATAGAAGtgaagctggcagcagctgaaaaatcaaaagaatTTCTCAGTGAAAAAGACTTAGGTAAGCGTGCCACTGGTGAGGCCAGTCTGGCAAGGGACTttgagcaggagaaaaaagaaaagctggatgCTGTGCTAGAAAAAAGTGAAGATCAAGTTGACTCTAAAGAGGGCGATCCCActaaagctgcagagccagagaaGACAAGGTCTGAGGCAGTCTTAGGAAtgaaagaagcagagatgaCTGATAAAGTTGCTGTAACTGGTGATACCATGTATGGCAGAATGTCAGCTTCAGAGAGAGCAGTAGACAAGGATGCTGTTTCTTTGCTGAtggaaagggaggagaagacTCTTAGTGTTGTTCCTGAATTAGCTGAGATAGAAGCTCCAATAAGACCTGATTACAATGCTATAAAGCATGATATGGAAGTGGCTGCAAGGAGAGCTGACCAAGAATATCACAGTCATTTAGATGTTAAGATCAATGAGGTTGTTACTGTCACTtcagtgaaagagaaaatgacTGTTAAAAGAGCAGAGCCTGAACACAGAGACACTCAGCAGAAAGATCAGACCATCTTGTTCAGAGAAGCAAAGGATACAGATATACTTTCCAAGACTGAGCTTAGTTATGAGAAGGACATCTCTAAACtgactgaaacagaaattaaggaaaaagtAACTAAGCCCGATCTGGTACATCAAGAGGCAGTTGATAAAGAGGAGTCTTATGAATCCAGTGGAGAGCATGATCAAGCTCAAGAAGGTGTGAATGGAGAATCCTTGAAACCAGAGGATATCAAAGCAGAACCTCCAAAACCTCCTGTGTCTGGGGAAGAGAGAGCTGCACAGCTACCAGCAAAGGAGCCTTCTGTGGAACAACTCCCTCCAAAAGCTGAGCCTCTCCAGGAAGAGCAAGCAGAGATTCAGATGGAGAGCTTaccacagcctgcagaagaaactgaaaagattTCTGATACAGCTGTGAAACCTATGGAGATCCAAAAGCTTCTGCCGTGTGAAGTGACAGCTGAGGCCACAAAaggtgaagaagaggaggaagaagaggtaGAAGTAGTAAAAGAACAGAATAAGCAGCATCTTGAGTCAGAGATGCGCCCAGAAATAGACTTTGGGAAACCTGCTGCTGAGGAAATGCTTGCCAAGGGTAGCCTGGAAGCTCCACCCGAACTGAAAGGCATTATTGAATCAGTGGTGACAGTTGAGGATGACTTTATCACAGTGGTGCAGACAACAGTTGATGAGGGTGAATCTGCTTCCCACAGTGTGCGCTTTGCTGCCACACAGCAGGAAGACCTCGAAACAGGAGACTCCCAGGCTGAAGAGGAGCTCGAGGTTGAGGAAGTGGCTGACATTCAAGTTGAGCCCAAGGAAGGCTCCCCAGAAGCTCCTGCTTCACCCCAGAGAGAAGAAATCATGCTCACCGACTACAAGACAGAAACCTGTGATGATTACAAAGATGAAACAACAATCGATGACTCCATCATGGACACAGACAGTCTCTGGGCAGATACTCAAG ATGATGATAGGAGCATCATGACTGAACAGTTAGAGACTGTTCCTaaagaggagaaggcagagagagaattGCGAAGATCATCTCTCGATAAGcataaaaaagagaaaccttttAAAACTGGGAGAGGCAGGATTTCTACTCCTGAAAGGAAACTAGCTAAAAAGGAACCTAGCACACTCTCCAGGGATgaagtgagaaggaaaaaag CAGTGTATAAGAAAGCTGAACTTGCTAAAAAAACAGACGTTCAGGCCCACTCTCCCTCCAGGAAAATCATTTTAAAACCTGCTATCAAATATACTAGACCAACTCATCTCTCCTGTGTTAAACGGAAGCAGACAG CAGCAGGTGGTGAAACAAACCAGGCTCCTGGTGTATTTaaacaagcaaaggaaaaactcTCA GATGGAGTAAGCAAGAGTCCTGAAAAGCGTTCCTCTCTACCAAGACCTTCTTCTATCCTTCCTCCTCGAAGAGGTGTATCAGGAGACCGAGACAGAGAGGAGAATTCCCTCTCCCTCACagcttccctttcctcctcagtACGAAGGACTACCC GATCAGAGCCAATTCGtagcagaacaggaaaaagtGGAACTTCTACTCCTACTACACCTGGCTCCACTGCCATCACTCCAGGGACACCCCCAAGCTATGCCTCCCGTACCCCAGGCACTCCAGGGACACCCAGCTACTCCAGAACCCCTCACACTCCTGGAACCCCCAAATCTGCCATACTGGTACCAACTGAGAAAAAAGTTGCCATAATTCGCACTCCTCCTAAATCTCCAGCCACCCCAAAACAGCTACGAGTTATTAATCAGCCTCTACCTGACCTCAAGAATGTCAGGTCCAAAATTGGATCAACTGATAACATCAAATACCAGCCTAAAGGAGGGCAG
- the MAP2 gene encoding microtubule-associated protein 2 isoform X12, which translates to MEFRVQEGTRPFTAEPLDTKQLESGKDSKTGEQSDALVPQPAKPEAIDKKDSQSKDKEKMPSPLSEQILGADSQKKGEDSFAESSAKPLASQEQKGLSSELPKGSKTEERTADMPSSSSQDISMKFKDDLKGVQDLAISHGGSSLLLSEPKAEAAKSELPSGPAPTVPQELPLKDSFKTKQEPTDQLFAKDLTQDEQIPRDRTLALHEVSAVTVDGLKTPSTPKIPVWGEEKEMTKDESDEEDRYDFYDKGEARILDDSKFTTKPEDKTLLLDKADFQKDEEAKKSLDILKGKKEMDQSGLPAAVDTKKEVQPSTQAPPAKLSDELTVEKTLEHADTTQFSRITEKAPGAPSLTPDKAPSPETSKEKDVKKDTREDKTSVLAPQQMKEEEDRSGMSKYFETSALKEEAFKADALKQGSDYYELSDTKEHVYEPCQRDHLIPEDKEEEDEELQTELEQQQRGSAHEMGYSTLAQSFTPDKSEEPSSPMERMFTIDPKVYGDKRELHSKNKDDLTLSRSLGLGGRSAIEQRSMSINLPMSCLDSIALGFSFGRAHDLSPLASDILTSTSGSIDEGDDYLPATTPALEKAPCFPIDSREEDEHIEEEKATAEEKVHPETSVESPFLAKEYYKNGTVLAPDLPEMLDLAGTRSRLASVSADAEMARKKSVPSDAVVEDSGPALPPVTDENHVTLKAESQLEDLGYCVFNKYTVPLPSPVQDSENLTSETCPFYEGTDEKLRRGVAPDLSLIEVKLAAAEKSKEFLSEKDLGKRATGEASLARDFEQEKKEKLDAVLEKSEDQVDSKEGDPTKAAEPEKTRSEAVLGMKEAEMTDKVAVTGDTMYGRMSASERAVDKDAVSLLMEREEKTLSVVPELAEIEAPIRPDYNAIKHDMEVAARRADQEYHSHLDVKINEVVTVTSVKEKMTVKRAEPEHRDTQQKDQTILFREAKDTDILSKTELSYEKDISKLTETEIKEKVTKPDLVHQEAVDKEESYESSGEHDQAQEGVNGESLKPEDIKAEPPKPPVSGEERAAQLPAKEPSVEQLPPKAEPLQEEQAEIQMESLPQPAEETEKISDTAVKPMEIQKLLPCEVTAEATKGEEEEEEEVEVVKEQNKQHLESEMRPEIDFGKPAAEEMLAKGSLEAPPELKGIIESVVTVEDDFITVVQTTVDEGESASHSVRFAATQQEDLETGDSQAEEELEVEEVADIQVEPKEGSPEAPASPQREEIMLTDYKTETCDDYKDETTIDDSIMDTDSLWADTQDDDRSIMTEQLETVPKEEKAERELRRSSLDKHKKEKPFKTGRGRISTPERKLAKKEPSTLSRDEVRRKKAVYKKAELAKKTDVQAHSPSRKIILKPAIKYTRPTHLSCVKRKQTAAGGETNQAPGVFKQAKEKLSTASLSKIPASKSRAKSLLPPRPSSACSLTTQRATFLDTESYSVRPSSAGPRDCLPCSKSDAKDGVSKSPEKRSSLPRPSSILPPRRGVSGDRDREENSLSLTASLSSSVRRTTRSEPIRSRTGKSGTSTPTTPGSTAITPGTPPSYASRTPGTPGTPSYSRTPHTPGTPKSAILVPTEKKVAIIRTPPKSPATPKQLRVINQPLPDLKNVRSKIGSTDNIKYQPKGGQVRILNKKIDFSDIQSRCGSRDNIKHSAGGGNVQIVTKKIDLSHVTSKCGSLKNIHHKPGGGRVKIESVKLDFKEKAQAKVGSLENAHHVPGGGNVKIDSQKLNFREHAKARVDHGAEIITQSPGRSSVASPRRLSNVSSSGSINLLESPQLATLAEDVTAALAKQGL; encoded by the exons ATGGAATTCCGTGTCCAGGAGGGCACACGCCCTTTCACAGCAGAACCATTAGACACAAAGCAGCTTGAATCTGGGAAAGACAGTAAGACTGGTGAGCAATCTGATGCCTTAGTTCCACAGCCAGCAAAACCAGAGGCTATAGATAAAAAGGATTCACAGagcaaagacaaagaaaaaatgccTTCACCTCTATCAGAACAGATCCTGGGAGCTGATTCACAAAAGAAAGGGGAAGACAGTTTTGCAGAATCTTCTGCCAAGCCTCTTGCTTCTCAAGAACAAAAGGGCTTGTCCTCTGAACTGCCTAAAGGgagcaaaacagaagaaaggacTGCAGATATGCCCTCATCATCCAGCCAAGATATATCTATGAAATTCAAAGACGACCTTAAAGGTGTTCAGGATCTTGCCATCAGCCATGGTGGAAGTTCTCTGTTGCTATCAGAACCCAAGGCAGAAGCAGCCAAAAGTGAACTTCCTTCAGGCCCAGCTCCCACTGTCCCCCAGGAGCTTCCACTCAAAGacagtttcaaaacaaaacaggaaccCACTGACCAACTGTTTGCCAAAGATCTCACTCAAGATGAGCAGATCCCCAGAGACAGGACGCTAGCTCTGCATGAAGTCTCAGCAGTAACTGTAGATGGCCTTAAAACACCAAGCACCCCAAAAATCCCTgtgtggggggaggagaaggagatgaCCAAGGATGAGAGTGATGAAGAAGACAGGTATGACTTCTATGATAAAGGAGAGGCTCGAATATTAGATGACAGTAAATTTACCACAAAACCTGAAGATAAGACACTTCTCCTAGACAAAGCAGACTTCCAAAAGGATGAAGAAGCTAAAAAGTCACTTGAtattctcaaaggaaaaaaagaaatggaccAAAGTGGGCTCCCAGCAGCAGTAGACACGAAAAAGGAGGTCCAGCCAAGCACACAGGCACCCCCAGCCAAGTTAAGTGATGAACTGACCGTTGAGAAAACCTTAGAGCACGCTGATACCACTCAGTTTTCCAGAATAACAGAGAAAGCCCCTGGGGCACCAAGTTTAACCCCTGACAAGGCTCCTTCTCCAGAAACTTCTAAAgagaaagatgttaaaaaagaTACGAGGGAGGATAAGACAAGTGTTTTAGCTCCTCAACAGATGAAAGAAGAGGAGGATCGATCAGGAATGTCGAAGTATTTTGAAACCTCAGCTCTGAAAGAGGAAGCCTTCAAAGCAGATGCTCTGAAACAAGGCAGTGATTACTATGAGCTAAGTGACACAAAAGAGCATGTGTATGAGCCTTGTCAGAGAGATCATCTAATACCTGAAGAcaaagaggaagaggatgaagaaTTACAGACAGAAttggagcagcagcagcgtgGGTCTGCTCATGAAATGGGGTATAGCACCCTGGCTCAGAGCTTTACACCAGACAAATCTGAAGAACCAAGTTCCCCAATGGAAAGAATGTTCACTATTGACCCCAAAGTCTATGGGGATAAGAGAGAACTgcacagtaaaaataaagatgacCTCACTCTGAGCAGGAGCTTGGGACTTGGTGGGAGATCTGCAATTGAGCAGAGAAGTATGTCTATTAACCTGCCCATGTCCTGCCTGGATTCAATAGCTCTAGGATTTAGCTTTGGTCGTGCACATGATCTTTCTCCCCTCGCTTCAGATATTCTCACTAGCACTAGTGGAAGCATAGATGAAGGTGATGACTACTTGCCAGCAACTACACCGGCACTGGAAAAGGCCCCCTGCTTCCCCATTGATAGTAGAGAGGAAGATGAGCACATcgaagaagaaaaagcaacgGCAGAGGAAAAAGTTCATCCTGAGACTTCGGTGGAATCACCTTTCTTGGCCAAAGAATATTACAAAAACGGGACTGTCTTGGCTCCTGACTTGCCTGAAATGTTAGACTTAGCAGGGACAAGATCTAGATTAGCCTCTGTGAGTGCAGATGCTGAGATGGCACGGAAGAAGTCGGTTCCTTCTGATGCTGTTGTGGAAGACAGCggcccagccctgccacccGTGACAGATGAAAACCATGTAACCCTAAAAGCTGAAAGTCAGCTAGAAGACTTGGGCTACTGTGTTTTCAATAAGTACACAGTCCCACTCCCTTCTCCAGTTCAGGACAGTGAGAATTTAACAAGTGAAACCTGTCCCTTTTATGAAGGAACAGATGAAAAACTGAGGCGTGGTGTGGCTCCCGACTTGTCTTTAATAGAAGtgaagctggcagcagctgaaaaatcaaaagaatTTCTCAGTGAAAAAGACTTAGGTAAGCGTGCCACTGGTGAGGCCAGTCTGGCAAGGGACTttgagcaggagaaaaaagaaaagctggatgCTGTGCTAGAAAAAAGTGAAGATCAAGTTGACTCTAAAGAGGGCGATCCCActaaagctgcagagccagagaaGACAAGGTCTGAGGCAGTCTTAGGAAtgaaagaagcagagatgaCTGATAAAGTTGCTGTAACTGGTGATACCATGTATGGCAGAATGTCAGCTTCAGAGAGAGCAGTAGACAAGGATGCTGTTTCTTTGCTGAtggaaagggaggagaagacTCTTAGTGTTGTTCCTGAATTAGCTGAGATAGAAGCTCCAATAAGACCTGATTACAATGCTATAAAGCATGATATGGAAGTGGCTGCAAGGAGAGCTGACCAAGAATATCACAGTCATTTAGATGTTAAGATCAATGAGGTTGTTACTGTCACTtcagtgaaagagaaaatgacTGTTAAAAGAGCAGAGCCTGAACACAGAGACACTCAGCAGAAAGATCAGACCATCTTGTTCAGAGAAGCAAAGGATACAGATATACTTTCCAAGACTGAGCTTAGTTATGAGAAGGACATCTCTAAACtgactgaaacagaaattaaggaaaaagtAACTAAGCCCGATCTGGTACATCAAGAGGCAGTTGATAAAGAGGAGTCTTATGAATCCAGTGGAGAGCATGATCAAGCTCAAGAAGGTGTGAATGGAGAATCCTTGAAACCAGAGGATATCAAAGCAGAACCTCCAAAACCTCCTGTGTCTGGGGAAGAGAGAGCTGCACAGCTACCAGCAAAGGAGCCTTCTGTGGAACAACTCCCTCCAAAAGCTGAGCCTCTCCAGGAAGAGCAAGCAGAGATTCAGATGGAGAGCTTaccacagcctgcagaagaaactgaaaagattTCTGATACAGCTGTGAAACCTATGGAGATCCAAAAGCTTCTGCCGTGTGAAGTGACAGCTGAGGCCACAAAaggtgaagaagaggaggaagaagaggtaGAAGTAGTAAAAGAACAGAATAAGCAGCATCTTGAGTCAGAGATGCGCCCAGAAATAGACTTTGGGAAACCTGCTGCTGAGGAAATGCTTGCCAAGGGTAGCCTGGAAGCTCCACCCGAACTGAAAGGCATTATTGAATCAGTGGTGACAGTTGAGGATGACTTTATCACAGTGGTGCAGACAACAGTTGATGAGGGTGAATCTGCTTCCCACAGTGTGCGCTTTGCTGCCACACAGCAGGAAGACCTCGAAACAGGAGACTCCCAGGCTGAAGAGGAGCTCGAGGTTGAGGAAGTGGCTGACATTCAAGTTGAGCCCAAGGAAGGCTCCCCAGAAGCTCCTGCTTCACCCCAGAGAGAAGAAATCATGCTCACCGACTACAAGACAGAAACCTGTGATGATTACAAAGATGAAACAACAATCGATGACTCCATCATGGACACAGACAGTCTCTGGGCAGATACTCAAG ATGATGATAGGAGCATCATGACTGAACAGTTAGAGACTGTTCCTaaagaggagaaggcagagagagaattGCGAAGATCATCTCTCGATAAGcataaaaaagagaaaccttttAAAACTGGGAGAGGCAGGATTTCTACTCCTGAAAGGAAACTAGCTAAAAAGGAACCTAGCACACTCTCCAGGGATgaagtgagaaggaaaaaag CAGTGTATAAGAAAGCTGAACTTGCTAAAAAAACAGACGTTCAGGCCCACTCTCCCTCCAGGAAAATCATTTTAAAACCTGCTATCAAATATACTAGACCAACTCATCTCTCCTGTGTTAAACGGAAGCAGACAG CAGCAGGTGGTGAAACAAACCAGGCTCCTGGTGTATTTaaacaagcaaaggaaaaactcTCA ACTGCCTCTTTATCAAAGATTCCTGCCTCAAAGTCTAGAGCAAAGTCATTGCTTCCTCCAAGACCCAGCTCAGCTTGCTCACTAACTACTCAAAGGGCCACTTTTCTCGATACAGAGAGTTATTCTGTACGGCCCTCCTCAGCAGGCCCAAGAGACTGCTTGCCCTGCTCAAAATCAGATGCTAAG GATGGAGTAAGCAAGAGTCCTGAAAAGCGTTCCTCTCTACCAAGACCTTCTTCTATCCTTCCTCCTCGAAGAGGTGTATCAGGAGACCGAGACAGAGAGGAGAATTCCCTCTCCCTCACagcttccctttcctcctcagtACGAAGGACTACCC GATCAGAGCCAATTCGtagcagaacaggaaaaagtGGAACTTCTACTCCTACTACACCTGGCTCCACTGCCATCACTCCAGGGACACCCCCAAGCTATGCCTCCCGTACCCCAGGCACTCCAGGGACACCCAGCTACTCCAGAACCCCTCACACTCCTGGAACCCCCAAATCTGCCATACTGGTACCAACTGAGAAAAAAGTTGCCATAATTCGCACTCCTCCTAAATCTCCAGCCACCCCAAAACAGCTACGAGTTATTAATCAGCCTCTACCTGACCTCAAGAATGTCAGGTCCAAAATTGGATCAACTGATAACATCAAATACCAGCCTAAAGGAGGGCAG